The DNA region ACAAAGCCAACCGTGGCGCCACAGACTAGGTTAGAGTGACCAAACCGACCTATGCACCAAGCCTAGGGCAACAACAAGCTTAGGTCACGCGCCCCAGCAGAGCACCAAAGCGTGGCGTCTTGAGAGAAGCCACATAGGAGAGACTGGATATTAGGAGATTCCCCATTGAACGCACACCCATTGCGGTGTTTCCATATTAGCCAAGCTACCAGGATAACCAAGGAGTTGAAGCCTCTTCGCCACTGGACATGTACCGATTGCTCGGCCGAGCACCACCGATCCTGGAACTTGACATTGGCGTCAACCATTGGGGAAACATGCTGCAGGCCCACGTCTCGGAGGATTTCAAACCAGACTTGCCTGGAGAACACACATCCGATAAGTAGATGGGAGATAGTCTCCACGGCTTGATCACATAGGGGCAACAGGTAGGGTGTGACAGCCGCAACACTCTAGGCAGTCAGAGGTCCAGCACTTGTTGTAGCACGTGAGCCATACGAAGAACTTGGCTCGTGGTGCTGCCCACAACCTCCAAAGCCGTTTCCAAGGCTCAAACTGGACGCTACCAACAAAGAAGATCTGGTAGGCTGATCCAGTGGAGAAGACCCCGGAGGCTGTTGCTCGCCAAACATGTATATCGTCAACCTTGGTTTGTAGCTCAAAGTTAGCTAGAAGGTCCCATAAACGAAGGAACTCAACCATGGCCGCGAACGAGAGAACGCCTCAGATATCTCTAATCCAGCGCATGGCAGTCAAGGCTTGCCTGACCGTGCGCCTGCTGATGATGTTCTTCGGCACCATGGTTAGGAGGTCCGGGGCAATCTCAGAAAGAGGCTTGCCCGCTAACCACTTGTCTGCCCAGAACAGCGTGTTGTCACCATTGCCTACAACAGACGTTTTCATGGAGGAGAACATGGCAACGGACATTGTAGGCACTGAGGCACCGAAGATGGTCCATGGTCGATGAGGCTCAGTTTTCTGGAGCCAAAGACCGCTTATGTGTAACACCCAACCAAGCACCTCGAGATTATATATCCCCAGGCCATCGAGCTCCTTTGGCATGCAGGCCCTGCTCCAAGCAAGAAGGCGGTGCCCACCATTGATGTCCTTCCGACCTTTCCACAAAAATGCCCGTCTCCTTTTGTCAATTGCTTTGATCACCCATCGCGGAATGTCAAAGGACATGAGGAGGTATATGGGGATCGCGGTGAGGACGGCCTGGACAAGGGTTGTTCAGTCGGCGGGATGGATCAGCGTAGCTTTCCAAGAAGGGAGTCGATCTGCGACTTTGTCAATCCAAGGTTGTAACGCTGATTTTGGAAGTTTCCGAATTGATAGGGGGAGTCCGGCGTATGTGCATGGAAAACTAGAGATGGCACACGGCATCACATCACTCATCAGATCAACAACTTCTTGGCTGCATTGGATCGGAGTCACCAAacatttgtgcatatttgtcTTGAGGCCAGAGATTTTCCAAAGTGTGTGAAGATGCTTTTGATCGCTTGTAGATCATTTTGCCAAGATTTGACGAAGAGGACCACATCATCCGCATACAAGGATACTTTGTGGTAGATTGCTCGTTTGGAGAGCGACTCAAGGAGTCCATTCAGCTTTACTGAGCACTGCGTTGAACACATCCATCACAAGAATAAAGAGCCGTGGGGAGAGGGAATCACCTTGTCTCAGATCTAGCTGGTGGTAGATCACGTCCCTCGGCTCATCGTTGAGAATCACCTGCGAGGAGGCAGTAGCCAAAAGGCTGCACAACATACTTCGCCGTAGGGGACCAAAGCCTAGATGTGTGAGAATTTCCAACAGAAAACTCCACGATACGGAGTCAAATGCTTTCGAAATGTTGAGCTTGAGAAGCAGGCTTGTTTCCTTCTAGCGGTGGAGAAAACGTGCAGTGTTCTGGACCAACAAGAAATTGTCTTGAATGTTCCGGCCACGGATGAAGGCGCTCTCATTGGGAGCGACTATAGTTGCTAGCCTTGGAGCGAGCCTCATCTCCATGATCTTAGACACTAGCTTTGCAAAACTGTGGATTAAGCTTATAGGCTTGTAGTATTTAACCTCGGTGGCGTTTGGTTTCTTCGAAAGTAGGGTCAGAAGAGCCGAGTTGAGGAGGAAAAGCTTCCTAGAGTCACCTTGCTGTACAACGCACACTATAGCCACAAGGTCGGCCTTGATGATGGGCCAGCAAACACGGTAGAAACGGCCCGTGAACCCGTTCGGACTGGGCGCCTTGTCTAGCGGAAGCTCTTTGATCGTGTTCCAGACCTCTTCTATGGTAATAGGATCTTTGAGTGCCGCAAGGTCATGCTCTGGCTGGTAGAAGGAGGCCAAGTTGAAGGTCTCTGTCCTCTCCTCACTATTCCATGGTTAGAGTTATGGTTTCGTTTTGATATTGCTTATTAACACCTTGCAATCATAGCTCATACTTCTCCAATGGTATTTTCCGCAAGAGGTGTATTTTCCACATTCAGTGTTCAAGACACCCTATAGATTAAAAAGAACTTCTCTAATCAAATTGTGTTTCATACACTGCATGCTTTTCTGCATTTGTTTTGCATGCTTCTGAACCTCAATCAATCTACCTATTTGCACTTTAGGTCAAAAGAAGGGAGAAAATGGCAGATATACGGGTGAGAGAAGCTGTCCAAAAAGCTAAGGAAACAGAGCTTAGCAGATCTCTTCACATAACAGGTTTGCATCTCATTCCTAATATCATTTTAAGCTAAAATGGTATACTGAACACTTACACTATCTCACGTTGCAGAGCAAACAATGCGAGCAAAACAAATGCTAGCCACTATGTCCCATGAGATCAGATCTCCTCTTTCAGGGGTTCTCAGCATGGCCGAAATTCTTGCAACTACCAAACTTGATAAAGAACAATATCAATTGGTAGAAGTTATGTTATCCTCTGGAGATCTTGTATTGCAACTGATTAATGATATCCTTGATCTTTCCAAAGTGGAGTCAGGTATTTCAACTCATATGATACTTAAGTGAAATGAGCTATTTACATTTTCTTGTGTTTATGTGGTTTATAAAAGTTTCTGGACTGAACACATGCTATAGGGCTATAATGTATGGATTGAACATATTTCCCATCCCGCGTTGTCTGCGGCAAATAAGTCAAAAGTGAGGTTTTTAAGAGTTAGATGGTTTGAGACTTGTTTCAAACTAGTTTGGTCTTGGATTACTGTTTGTTGCTCTGATTAGTTATGTTTCTTTCATGTGCCTTAGACAATTGAAATCTTGTTTCTGCCCTCATCATTTCAGGAGCTATGAAACTAGAAGCTACAACATTTAGACCAAAGGAAGTAGTTAAACATGTACTCCAAACTGCGGCAGCATCTCTGAAGAAGGAATTAACTCTTGAAGGGTGCATAGGTGATGATGTTCCCGTGGAGGTAAATAGAATTTCCTATCTTTTGTTCCACACTTTTTTGTTTATAATATTCTTTGTATTCATGTGCCTATAGACTGAAATTCAATTGGCTTAAGAAAGAAAATGATGCACCTGTTTTATaacattttaaatattttatgagCAGGAGAGATCTTTGGCAATTTAAGGATTCAGCTGGTTGCAAAATGATACATTTATTTCATcgttttttttaatgtattgaTGTAGGTCATTGGTGATGTGCTAAGGATCCGGCAAATTCTGACGAACTTGATCAGGTAAGGATTCGTATGTTCCTAAGGCATATTAGTCTACTTAAAGTGGTTGGTAAACAAATAACTCATTTACCTGGATATAATGGAAAATGTGCACTATAGTGTGACAATTTTGTTATTTGAACCATTTCAGCAATGCGGTGAAGTTTACACATGAAGGGAAGGTTGGAATAAATCTTCAGGTTGTACATAAACAGCTACCAGGGTGCAAAATAGAACATGAGCAACTTTATAAGAGAGTCCATTCTGGAAGCCCAATTACTACCGCCCCAGAAAATTCTGCTGTCTCTCCAGGAATCTGTGATAATATTCCGCGATGCTCCAAATGTGAAGATGCTTTTCAGAGTGGCATTCCGTCCAGTAAAAACTTCGGGGAGCATCATGAGGGAGAGGAAGTTGTTTGGCTTCGCTGTGATGTATATGACACTGGAATAGGAATACCAGGTTTTTCCTGTAACTATTGATTATGTTATGCATGATCATCTAGATATCTCACTTGATGGAGAAACTTTTTTATAATTTGTGGAATATGTTTAACTTTTTTCTGATTATTTCAACCTACGATCACCTGCAGAGAAGTCTTTACCGTTGTTGTTCGAGAGGTATATGCAAGCCAGTGCTGATCATGCAAGAAAATATGGTGGGACAGGGCTTGGCCTTGCAATCTGCAAGCAGTTGGTATGAATTTTCGGTTCCATGCATCGATGCACCTAAATGGCACACTAAGATATGGAGATGTTTGTTTTGTTTCTGTACGAGAATAGCTATGCATGATTTGATCTAGCATTGTTGTGGTGTTTTATTATCTTTTCTTTGCTGTAAACATGTTTATTTTCTGTCCTTTTGTCCTTCCCTAGTGTGTTAGGTTTCACCGTGGTACTCCaactctttcttttctttgaatgcataagcagagctcctgccagtttcttgaaggaaaaaaaaaaagaatagttATGCATGTGTTTTTCTGTACGAGAATAGTTATGCATGCATTGAGCACCAATATCTGGAATACAACAGTAATAGCTGTAATGCTGCTTGTAACTTTTAAAAGTGTCTAACTGTCTATTTATTCTTTCTACAATGATTTAGGTGGAGTTGATGGGTGGCACTCTAACTGTAGTCAGCAAAGAGAATGAAGGATCAACATTTACATTTGTGCTACCTTGCAAAATTCCTGTAAAAGAGGAGCACAATGATGATTCAGAAGAAGTACACAGTTCTAGTTATAATGTCACTACCAGTGATATAGAAGGTTCTTTCCTTTTCAAGCCACACATGCGAACTTCTCTTCTGTCTTCTGGTGTTTCGATGAACAACACGAAGCTATTTGGTGGCAAGCTTATGTGTTGTGATCCACCTAACATATTAAATGATCATAAATTATTCTCGAATGGTTTTACATCAACAGAACAGAATTTTGCAGACTGTACCCCTGCTATTCGGCAATCAAATGGTCCTAGTGTTAGTGTTAGAAGCACAGCTGAAGAACAACATGATAATGCAATGGTCGTTGAACTGAATAGTCAAGCTGAACGGGTTTCCAGTTCCCGTGGAGACTCAGTATCAGTTTCAGGTGCTAGCTTTCAGGAGGAAACGAGGCCATGCAAAGTTCTTGAAAAGCAGTCGCTCCACAAGAAATCCAAGTGTTCTCCAAGTGGCAGTAAGGCGAAGATCCTCCTAGTTGAAGATAACAGGGTCAACATAATAGTGGCAAAATCAATGCTGGAGCAGTTGGGTCATGAAATAGACATCGTAAATAACGGAATGGAAGCAATCCGTGCATTGCAGAATCATCAATATAATCTCATTCTGATGGTACGATAAGAACTATTTTTAAACATCAAACTATAAATGCTATAGGCTTATTATTACTTCTGATTATTCTGTTTACTTCATCAGTTCATCCTTATAATGTCACTTAATTCTCCATTGCCTCACCTCAACCTCTTATGAGATTCAAAGTAATACCCTGAGGATGCTAAGCTTGCATCACATTCCAGCCAACAGCTGCATGCTTTTACACAAGCAGaactcatgaattttttttaaaaaaaaagcttcTTAAGCTTTAAAGTAATTGGATACAAGTTGGTATCAACGATCTAAATTATAGGCAAGGATCATGTCAACCATCAAGGCACTTTCTTTGGATTTGTACAAAGTTTCTGGATTACCCATGCTGTTGACAATGATTAGTTCTTATTGTTCGCATCTGAACCAATAAAAGGGGCATTTTTGGTAGTACTGGACTACCTTGATAAAAATATCTCCTTGCGGTGTGATATCAATATTGGTATGCCAGGATAGCTTTACGAATCCAGGTGAAAacttttattatatattataacattttgcttcttctcttctaATTGAAGTGCCAATGGTGTCTGCTTGACAGGATGTTCACATGCCAGAAATGGATGGCCTACAAGCCACTAGACATATCCGTTCTTATGAGAATACCGGCTGTTGGGATGCTTCTGTAAAGCCTGAAGACAATCAGATGATAGCTGACTCGGTTATTTCATCTGGTTGCGCACATGCAAAAAAGCATGGGCAGAGGGTTCCTATAATTGCAGTAAGTTTATCTATAAGCAATTCCAAATTCATGTCAACTAAGATCTCTGTCGCAGCTTTTGCTTGCATGTTACTTCATATATTTGCTATTTTCTTGATCATTGCAAAATAGAATTTCAAATGCTCATACTTCTAGTGATAATAGAATACGCTCATTGAGGATGTgccttaaatttttttattttttgagaattGACCCAGACATGGGAAGAACACAATTTAATAATAACAGTCCTGATCAAAATTAGAATTACAATTTTTTCTATCCCCTCTGACATTCAAAGGCCCCATTTGTAACTCAAGAATTTTCCATGGTTTCCGCAGGAATTGAACCgtttcctgtgatactcctgGTTTCCTTTTAGTGATCTGACattccaaacaagccctaagcaTGTTTGCTAAGGAATTGGGGACTTTTTTTAGGTTCTTAGTATAATGTATGGAATTTCCTTATGTATGTGAAAAGTGTAGATAATAGAGATTATTGACTGTGCATTAAATCCTTGTTGTTGTAGGGCATTGTATAACCCCTTAAAATCTCCTGATGCTTTGCAGATGACAGCGAATTCATTTGCAGAGAGTGCCAATGAGTGCCTTGCTGCAGGCATGGATTCCTACATATCTAAGCCAGTGAACTTTCAGAATATAATAGAATGCCTGCAGCGGTATTTGCCATCTCAATGACTAACCAATTATTGTAAAATAGAAAGGCAATTTGTAGCTTAGGaaagttttgtgaaattatatCAGTATTTTTCTTGTACATCAATGCGTAATAAATATAATGTATCCTGTCTTGTCAACCATACCTTACAATTGGGAGACACAGACAGAGCTCTTTTTTGAGAGAGCATTCTGAATCTGACCTAGCCCTATCAGTAAGACCAGATAGCTAACTCAAAACTCTAGGGTCCCCATTTGTTGTATGAGACATGATATTGTGATCACCTGTACATAATTTTTATGGAGGTTCTTATCCTTTAGCAATTAGCCATCTATTTGTATCAGGAGCAACATCGGGTTTTTGATGATGTGATGTAGAAGCAAAGCTGGTCATATTATGGTGTGAAACAGCTATCATTGTATATGTATTGCTGCAACATTTCTGGATTAAAGCTGTCATCTTATTGATACGGAACTTCTAATAATTTCTGCTCAAAGCTTTGTGTAATgcctataaaaattattattttctataatCTAGAATGTATTGGTTGTTCTTATCCTTTTCTTTCTAAGTGGGTATACTGGCGTACAACTGTCGAATTGCCTTATTTGCACTATGTGGTTTCTTTAAAAGTTGAACAATGTATGTCTCTAGCGTTCTGTTTCTTATCCAATTGAATGCTGTGATAATGTGGTCATGCTCTGCCAGCTATGATAATGGGCATACTGCAAACTCTGTGTACAATGACACCAAACCCGGCTACACTATTGCTGGAAAGATTTCATTGTAGATGCACCACCGTAAGGAGCTTCTTATGCTTTcattctaacaaaaaaaaatgaattgcCACATTCTTTGCATCATGCTATATGCAAAAAAATTTATACCAGTTGACATCCACTAATGGGCCCGACTGCAGAAATATAGTTTCGGCAATAATGGCTGCGTCACCTTTAGAGATTTCtcactgataaaaaaaaagtcaaggTATTCTTGTATCTCATATATTCGTGGTAAATTCTAAGTTGGACACTGCATAAAGCAATTAGAAATTTTGGGCAAGGAAACTATAATGACTTATATTGAGCCTTCACATGGATAAGAAAGGCTAAATGATCTCTCCCAGATCATTATGTTGGATTAAAGCAGCCATCACCCACACTTTGTTTTCTGAATGGGACCTGCACTGAGCCCAGCGTTCTTTATTATTCCCCTTCCTGTTTCTGACAGTAGATTTGCATCAATCTTGTTCTCTTCATGCACAAGCCTGAAGTGCAATTTCTTAATTGCAGCATCTTTTTTTCTGGCAGATGATCCTAGAACTTCTGAATAAAGATTTTGTTCTGGTTTTAGCATTGTTTATTCCTGCTTGCAAGTGCTGTGTCACTAGCAGCAGTTGAAAGGAGCACACAGAAAGAGACGTTACAATGGCATGGATACAGCTCTCTTTGACTCATGTTAGGGGAAAGTCAGTGCAGAGCAGTTGAGCACAAGGGCTGCATCGGGTTAGGCAGTGAACAATCTTGTGGTCTCTTTCATCCATTGTTCCTGCAACCAGGTTCATCGGCTTGAAAGTGATCGATCACAAGAAAGAGCTACATACATATCAGCAGCCATTTCTGCTGGTGAGCTCCAGTTACATGGTGCCATCTTCAGGTACCAAAAGGGGTCAAGATGATGGATGGATCTTGCTTTCTTGTTCACTGCCTGATAAGCAGCCCTTCTGCAACATGTGCTGCAACTTAAAGACCATCCATGCATCTAAAGTCTGCCTATTCTGTAcatattttcttattttacCCCCCAAAAAGAAGCTGAAACTCTGAATCAGGCAGGAAACTGAATCGATGTCATGCAGCCAGATTATCAGACTTTGCTGAGGCTGGTATCTTCTGAAGCATCAGATGCTCACCATCATCTACAAGAACTCACTAGGAAGCTCACCAACAGCAGCCAATGAATCTGTCAGGTTCCTCTGCTCTTACTTTGCATTGCTGCTACAGGTTCTCAATACATGAGCAAAGTGGGGAAGTATTCCTGCACTGCACAAACCCAAGCAGCTCAGAATCTGCCGCCCACAGGGACAGGTTGCTGGGAAGGATGCAAGCATGGACAGCTTTGTCCATTTGATCCTCGGTATCGACCAATGCGGCATCGACACGTCACAGGGGATGGATGACTGTGCGCTTAAGGTGTCATCCAAATTAACAATAATCTACAGCAAAAACACTGTTAGATGCGGACGTACATGGAGCACGTTGGTAAGACTTCACAGAAGGAGTCGAGCCGGTGGGGGCTCGAGCTCTCTGTAAAAAAAATACAGTCATATAACATACAACTGGATATTTGTGATTTTGAAACCATGCTGGTGCAGCGACAGGATATATGTGCATGCAGATTCAGCTCGCTGAAAAAGTGAAAATGCTGTCCGATGGTGACTAGCATACACATGCTGCAGGATTTTTTGTGCCACGTTTGCCTTTGGGTTCATGTAGTAGGATTCCAGTGTTCTTAATCCACATCAACTGGCTAGTCAGTAGTCATGTTGTGGTATTACGTTGATTAGTGCAGCACAACTTGTAACTTCTGGTGTTGTAGTAGATACGCTAGTAATCTCTGGAGAGTGATATCTTTTTTCACGAATATGCAAGAGGACTGCGTATTATTATATTAAGAGATAGGAAAAAAACATGAAGTTTTGAGTACAAACGCAACGCTAGGGATTGGACACCCCCGCTACACGGCATCGAAGTGCCGTGAAACTTAAGAGACTACTCACAAAATAAACGACCTAAGTGACGTGCACCCACGTGATCCATAACTCCGAATCCGCCTTGATCCACTCAAGAAACTGCGGCAATGTTGAGGAGTGACGATCGAAGAGCCTGGTGTTGCGTTCCTTCCATAGACGCCAAGCTACGAGCATGATGAGTGTGTTGGTGCCTCTCCGCATAGCCGCCAGCTGCAGTGAAACGACGTGTGTCCACCAATCTTGCAGGGAGGTTTTCAAGAGGAAAACACAAGTACGGCGAGCTCACGAGAGGGACTCCCACTAGATGGACTTAGAGTAGGAGTAGTCGACCAAGAGATGATCCGTTGTCTCAAGCACCTGATCGCATAGCCAGCAAGTGGAGTGAGCATCCAACCCGTGCTTCAAGCGCCTATCCACCATCCAAATACGCCATTGCGACGTGAACCAGATGAAGAACTTAACTCTCAGCAGAGCCAATGTCTTCCAAATCCGGTCGGCTCCTTGGAAGCGAACAACGCCTTGGTGAAGGGCGTCATAGGCCGAGCGCGCTGAATACAACCCGTCTGTGGTCCAACGCTAGACATAGACATCCTCTCTTTGCTCCTCCAAACGAATCTCCCAGAGTTGCAATCAAAGCGTGGCATACTCCATGAGAGCATGCACAGTTAGCACCCCATTGATGTCCCGAATCCACTGCCAGCCATGTAGAGCTTGTGATACTGTCCGAGTGCGAATAACATGACGGTCGATCATCGCCCAGAGGAAAGGTGCTAGAGATTTGATCGAGTGCCCGTCGAGCCAAGTGTCCATCTAGAAGAGGGCACGCTCGCCATTGCCGAGCTGCACAAAGACAGAAGCATTGAACAGAGCCTAAACCTTGGGCTCAACCTGTAGATGGAGCGTCGACCAAGCCCGATCCCAGTCAACTTTCTGCAGCCATAGCCAGCGGAGGCGCAGTGCGTAGCCAATAAGCCTGAGGTCAGGAACGCTGAGACCGCCAAGCTTCAACGACCTGCAAACCGCACCCATGCAATTGCACACTTCCCCCGCACCGACGCATCGATCCTTGTCCAAAGAAATTTGCGACGATTTGCATCGATTTCCTCGATAATCCATGTGGGTGGTTTATCCGCCATGAGGGTGTAGATTGGCATGGGTGAAAGTATAGATTTCACTAGGATCAGATGTCCACTCTTTTGCAACATAGGCCCTTCCAAGGTGGTAACTTGGCAGCGAGGCCCTCCACGAATGGGCGAAGCTGAGCTTTAGGGAGATTCTCGTTGGACAACGGAAGTCCTAGGTACTTGATCTGGAAATACTCAATTTGACATTGGAAGATGGCTTGAACTCCTTGCAACGCCTCATCACAACCAAAGATTGGAGTAATGGAACACTTGTCCAAATTCGTCCTTAGGCCTGAAGCGGTTCCGAAGATGTCCAGAATGCTCATGATCACCTTGGCTTCATAGAGCGTCGGCGATAAAAAAGGATCACATCATCCACATACATGCTACACTGGTGCCGAATCACCAAATGACCAATAGGTTGGAGAAGGCCGTCAGCGCTCCCCTTGACAAAGAGCCGGTTAAGGACATCCATCAACAAGATGAAAAGCAATGGAGACAACGGGTCACCCTGCCGCAGGCCGCATCAGTGACGGATGGGCGGACCTGGCTGGCCATTGAGCAACACACTCATCGACGATGATGACAACAGAATTGCAATCAATTCGTCCAACGCTGCCCAAACCCCCAAGCATGCAGAACCTCTAGGACAAATGGCCACGCAACTGTGTCAGAAGCCTTGGAAATGTCTAGCTTGAGCAATAGCTTGGGAATTTTCTGCTTCATGAGTAGCTTCGTGGATCGTTGTATGTACTTAAAATTGTCTTGAATCAATCGACCCTTAATAAACACACTTTGATTGAAATGGATGAGCTCGCCACGGTGTTGCGCGAGGTGGTTTGCCAACAGCTTCGAGACCAACTTTGAAAAGCTATGTAACAAACTAATCAGAGGATAGTCCTTTAGGGCTACGACGTTCAACCTTTTGGGAAGCAGGGATAGGAGAGGGCACCATTCAAGTAGTGCAAGTGCCGCCCTTTTTGTGCAAAGAAAGCATCAAGCGCCCTGATGACATCATCCTTTATCACCGGCCAAGTAGATTGATAAAACACATCGATGAAACTATCATGTCCAGGAGCCTTGTCCGGCGGCAGATCGCGAATCACTCTCCAGACCTCCTCCTCGGTAAATGGTGCCTCGAGGCAGGAAAGGTCCAGCGGGGAGATCCCTAATGATCCTAGATTAATCATAGATGTTTTGTACacctcctcacccaccagtcgcTCAAAATAGCATTAGACGACATGCGCTTTCTCCTCATGGCTGAACACTGTGTGGTCACCAGCTCGTAGGCCGGCGATGTGATTCTTTCGCCGTTGATAGCAAGCATGCAGGTGGAAGAAACGAGTATACGTATCGCCCTCCCTGAGCTGCGAGATCCTTGATCATTGTCATGCAATGGTGCATTCCAGAGAAGATAGATTGAGACAGAGGCATTTCAGTTGCTTGCGGAGCTCGAATTCATCATTAGAGAGCGTCCTGCTATCTTGCGCGCGATCAAGCCTCATAATTACCTCTTTGGCCAGAAGAAGTTGTAGTTTGACATTATCAATTTTCTTAGCTGCCCAACTCTAAAGCTCTCTTGCCGTGTTATGGAGGAGATAGTTGAGATGCCAGAAAAGGTCACAGACAGCCTCTGGATAGCACTAGCCCCATGCGGCGTCCTCTAGAAAGTCACCAAACTTCAGCCAAAAGATTTCAAAGTGGAATCTTTTTTTGCCTTGATGGGTGCATTACATTGGAGTAGAAGGGGGAAGTGGTCTGAGATGTCCGATGATACCCCCTGGAGAAAGGAGAAAGGAAAGAGCTCCTCCCAATCCAGACTGGCCAACGCGTGATCAAGCTTGATGAGTGTCAGATTGGCACGCTCGTTACTCCAAGTATAGGTACGGTCGTGCATGTGCAAGTCACGTAATTCGAGGTCATTGATAACTTGGCAAGAAAGCATCATGTTGTGTTGGTTGATGTGCGCATTGTTCTTGTCCACCGTGTCCAAGATCAAGTTGAAGTCGTCGACAACGAGCCAAGGTCCAGGGCAAATGTCCCGGATAGCCTGCAGCTCCTCCAGGAAAAGCGTCTTTTCATTAGCGTCCCGAGGACCATAAACTGAAGTGAGCCACCAAGAGTG from Phragmites australis chromosome 8, lpPhrAust1.1, whole genome shotgun sequence includes:
- the LOC133927149 gene encoding probable histidine kinase 1 → MGDVYLAEPEDEVAPSMWPENIGDKHQKQFKMENFGKDLDAFKDVKFDEKPVAVDFQQLMEMAGSEKGVSHMQYFVKRWECKRANAARLLEEELGLLSQQRKEIEQKKLQILEEQRYQDESYYAVKRHVPILDEVYKDEWKRPSKKNDDLSCKQELKIDAEYDSISYWKERARKLEKTLEVSLQRERSLAEKLEENIKNLQSHTPVEEFSGMLKRADYFLHLVLQSAPIVIAHQDADLRYRFIFNHFPTLADEDVIGKTDYEILSGEGIEEMNNVKREVMAKGVATKREFVFNTPLFGEKTFVTYIEPVFSKAGETIGVNYVAMDITDQVKRREKMADIRVREAVQKAKETELSRSLHITEQTMRAKQMLATMSHEIRSPLSGVLSMAEILATTKLDKEQYQLVEVMLSSGDLVLQLINDILDLSKVESGAMKLEATTFRPKEVVKHVLQTAAASLKKELTLEGCIGDDVPVEVIGDVLRIRQILTNLISNAVKFTHEGKVGINLQVVHKQLPGCKIEHEQLYKRVHSGSPITTAPENSAVSPGICDNIPRCSKCEDAFQSGIPSSKNFGEHHEGEEVVWLRCDVYDTGIGIPEKSLPLLFERYMQASADHARKYGGTGLGLAICKQLVELMGGTLTVVSKENEGSTFTFVLPCKIPVKEEHNDDSEEVHSSSYNVTTSDIEGSFLFKPHMRTSLLSSGVSMNNTKLFGGKLMCCDPPNILNDHKLFSNGFTSTEQNFADCTPAIRQSNGPSVSVRSTAEEQHDNAMVVELNSQAERVSSSRGDSVSVSGASFQEETRPCKVLEKQSLHKKSKCSPSGSKAKILLVEDNRVNIIVAKSMLEQLGHEIDIVNNGMEAIRALQNHQYNLILMDVHMPEMDGLQATRHIRSYENTGCWDASVKPEDNQMIADSVISSGCAHAKKHGQRVPIIAMTANSFAESANECLAAGMDSYISKPVNFQNIIECLQRYLPSQ